In Cryptomeria japonica chromosome 10, Sugi_1.0, whole genome shotgun sequence, a genomic segment contains:
- the LOC131054440 gene encoding cysteine-rich receptor-like protein kinase 2 — protein MGNWRVVDATAEPADKILRFVILLCIAMAPIRADPEATLLSYQCNYGPNGNATVFKQILNAALETVVEKVAPSGFATTDEEIATDLADSVYVLAQCRKDKSPADCVDCIKVVEKQARNCPYMSCKAYYDGCYLRYENNNFYDKYTDATHKPVCGQVHAAASSSFSATGRSLISDLCSATPRINGYFAAQTRQGPSNTTIYGLAFCLRSIQRDSYENCLSTAQENINKCFPSSEGRAINASYYLRYDSKPFYPSNATIDLALFLPSGKKKVSSAVWIIIGIVGGVFLLGLITCLLVFQKKIIRPSQKQVDTEGATELRGLGDFDFKVLKQATNDFDPMNKLGEGGFGEVFKGTLKSGKAVAVKKLLIGRSARAISEFESEVKLISNVHHKNLVRLLGCCRQGQERFLVYEYMPNNNLDRILFGEHKKTLSWKERFNIILGTARGLAYLHEEFHVCIIHRDIKSSNILLDENFEPKIADFGLARLLPDDKSHLSSKFAGTLGYTAPEYANRGQLTEKADTYSFGLVVLEIVSGRKCYLCYAALSLMTKRFW, from the exons ATGGGGAATTGGAGAGTGGTCGATGCAACTGCCGAGCCTGCAGATAAAATTTTAAGGTTTGTTATTTTATTATGCATAGCAATGGCTCCCATTAGAGCAGATCCCGAGGCCACGCTTTTATCCTACCAATGCAACTATGGCCCCAACGGCAACGCCACCGTCTTTAAGCAAATTTTGAACGCCGCGCTGGAAACTGTGGTGGAAAAAGTTGCTCCATCTGGATTTGCTACAACAGACGAGGAGATAGCAACAGATCTGGCAGATTCGGTATACGTTCTGGCGCAGTGTAGAAAGGATAAATCCCCTGCCGATTGCGTCGACTGCATAAAGGTTGTAGAGAAGCAAGCACGCAACTGTCCCTATATGTCCTGCAAAGCATACTACGACGGTTGTTATCTGCGTTACGAGAATAACAATTTTTATGATAAATATACTGATGCCACACATAAACCGGTGTGCGGCCAAGTCCACGCCGCAGCTTCCAGTTCATTTTCGGCAACAGGTCGAAGTTTGATAAGTGATCTTTGCAGCGCGACTCCGCGAATAAATGGTTATTTTGCTGCGCAGACCAGACAGGGGCCATCTAATACGACTATCTATGGACTTGCCTTCTGTCTGCGTTCCATTCAAAGGGATTCCTACGAAAATTGTCTGAGTACTGCTCAGGAAAACATAAATAAGTGTTTTCCTAGCTCCGAGGGACGGGCTATAAACGCCAGCTACTACTTGCGATATGATTCCAAACCCTTTTATCCAAGCAATGCGACTATCGACTTGGCACTTTTCTTACCCTCAG GGAAGAAGAAGGTGAGTTCTGCAGTGTGGATAATAATTGGTATTGTCGGAGGGGTATTCCTACTTGGCCTTATAACTTGTCTCCTTGTCTTCCAGAAGAAAATAATTCGGCCAAGCCAGAAACAAG TGGATACTGAAGGAGCAACAGAACTTCGTGGCCTAGGAGATTTTGACTtcaaggtactgaaacaagcaaCCAACGATTTTGATCCAATGAATAAACTTGGAGAAGGAGGGTTTGGTGAAGTATTTAAG GGTACATTGAAAAGTGGTAAAGCTGTGGCAGTAAAGAAGTTGTTAATAGGTCGCTCTGCCCGTGCAATTTCTGAATTTGAAAGCGAAGTGAAACTCATTTCTAATGTTCATCACAAAAATCTTGTGCGTTTACTTGGATGTTGCAGACAAGGCCAAGAAAGATTCCTGGTTTATGAGTACATGCCCAACAACAACCTCGACAGAATATTATTTG GAGAACATAAAAAAACTTTGAGTTGGAAGGAAAGGTTCAACATTATCTTGGGCACTGCTCGTGGTCTTGCCTATCTCCATGAGGAATTCCATGTCTGTATCATCCATCGTgatatcaaatcaagcaatatattACTTGATGAGAACTTTGAGCCAAAAATAGCAGATTTTGGGCTGGCAAGACTTCTTCCAGATGATAAAAGTCATCTTAGCTCAAAATTTGCAGGAACGCT agGATACACGGCTCCTGAATACGCTAACCGTGGGCAATTAACAGAGAAAGCTGACACCTACAGCTTTGGTTTAGTGGTTCTTGAAATTGTCAGTGGCAGAAAATGTTACCTTTGTTATGCTgcattgtccttgatgacaaaaaggttTTGGTGA